The Candidatus Methylomirabilis lanthanidiphila genome includes a region encoding these proteins:
- a CDS encoding protease, protein MPAQPMTIQIIDQIRPMILDLATRYRKSLRGCRYADIRVQVDEGQAAAAENGGSKHSTRDYAFAVGIRALSGDGMIAPGYFGQSLGVADLDRMAQVVRDGLRHAHHRALANAERKASARAEFGPIADALGSTTLAPIGIHQDIVPAQFEIDPRTVPLEELVALTTEISKSTLALDPHVKYTFISAFTLLTRELFCSSEGANIDQTFAMTQGTCFIVAHGKSGTQELYDYMGHQRGWEVLTGGVQEEFIMFPEFRAFCTGLAKDAVSLCNARPLKPTDREAVVVTDPHFNTLTVHEIVGHPMELDRALKLETSYAGRSWLFRNMQEHQLGKPIASPLVSAFSDPSLPGYGYYKYDHEGTPATRVTHIDRGIFTGFMNSRQTAAILGVPPNGSYKATDASLVPLIRMSNTVFGRGERDPQEIIREIPHGYYLVGHRTPSIAESRENFRISAMKVYEIKNGQIGELFCNGGIMADTKDYLMKVDAVGHDFVSIRSPIAARASRCKPSGLVTGAPPCAAAPVLLGQDRV, encoded by the coding sequence ATGCCGGCACAGCCGATGACCATCCAGATCATCGATCAGATCAGACCGATGATCCTCGATCTCGCCACCCGCTACCGGAAGAGTCTTCGCGGCTGTCGCTACGCGGATATTCGCGTGCAGGTCGATGAGGGCCAGGCGGCCGCGGCAGAGAACGGCGGAAGTAAACACAGCACCAGGGACTATGCCTTTGCGGTCGGTATCCGCGCCCTGTCCGGCGACGGGATGATCGCGCCGGGCTACTTCGGACAATCGCTCGGCGTAGCCGATCTGGATCGGATGGCGCAGGTTGTCAGGGACGGGCTCCGCCACGCCCACCACCGGGCCTTGGCCAACGCCGAGCGAAAGGCGTCGGCTCGGGCTGAGTTCGGCCCCATAGCCGACGCTCTTGGCAGTACGACCCTTGCCCCCATCGGTATCCATCAGGATATTGTTCCCGCTCAGTTCGAGATCGATCCGCGTACCGTCCCCTTAGAGGAACTCGTCGCGCTGACGACGGAAATCTCCAAGAGTACGCTTGCACTGGACCCTCACGTAAAGTACACGTTCATCTCGGCCTTCACGCTGTTGACTCGGGAACTGTTCTGCAGCTCTGAGGGTGCCAATATCGACCAGACCTTTGCCATGACTCAGGGGACCTGCTTCATCGTGGCTCATGGCAAATCTGGTACGCAGGAACTATACGATTATATGGGCCACCAGCGCGGCTGGGAGGTCTTAACCGGAGGCGTGCAGGAGGAGTTCATCATGTTCCCGGAGTTCCGGGCGTTCTGTACCGGCCTTGCGAAAGATGCGGTGAGCCTGTGCAATGCCAGGCCGCTCAAGCCCACCGACCGCGAGGCGGTGGTCGTCACCGATCCTCACTTCAATACCCTGACGGTTCATGAGATCGTCGGCCACCCGATGGAACTGGATCGTGCCTTGAAGTTGGAAACCTCTTACGCGGGTCGAAGCTGGCTGTTCCGGAACATGCAGGAGCATCAACTGGGCAAACCGATCGCGTCCCCCCTTGTGTCAGCCTTCTCCGATCCCTCGCTGCCCGGGTACGGCTACTACAAGTACGACCACGAAGGGACGCCGGCTACGCGCGTGACGCACATCGACCGCGGCATCTTTACGGGTTTTATGAACAGCCGCCAGACCGCTGCTATCTTGGGTGTCCCGCCGAATGGGTCGTATAAGGCGACCGATGCCTCGCTGGTGCCCTTGATCAGGATGTCAAATACGGTGTTCGGTCGCGGCGAACGGGACCCTCAGGAGATTATCCGGGAAATTCCCCACGGCTACTACCTTGTGGGGCACCGGACCCCGTCGATCGCTGAATCGCGCGAGAACTTTCGGATCTCCGCGATGAAGGTCTACGAAATTAAGAACGGCCAGATCGGAGAGCTGTTCTGCAACGGCGGGATCATGGCCGACACCAAAGACTACCTCATGAAGGTGGATGCCGTGGGACACGACTTCGTCTCTATCCGATCCCCAATTGCGGCAAGGGCCAGCCGATGCAAACCAAGCGGCTTGGTAACGGGGGCCCCACCATGCGCAGCCGCGCCCGTCTTACTGGGGCAGGATAGGGTATAG
- a CDS encoding PemK-like protein → MTTFRVGDIVSVEYPFSDLQTHKHRPGLVLVSRDVDLVIARVTTHPPRDQSDVALNRWAEVGLPQASTVRLTKLATIDHRLIHHIIGRLHSEDSRAVVQAWQQLMATVVALLSE, encoded by the coding sequence ATGACCACGTTTAGGGTCGGCGATATCGTCTCGGTAGAATATCCCTTCTCCGACTTGCAGACCCATAAGCACCGGCCTGGGCTGGTGCTTGTCAGCCGCGATGTTGATCTCGTGATTGCCCGTGTGACCACACATCCACCGCGCGATCAGTCGGATGTCGCTCTCAACCGTTGGGCCGAGGTCGGTTTGCCACAGGCTTCGACCGTTCGCCTAACCAAGCTCGCTACGATAGACCATCGTCTCATTCATCACATAATCGGGCGGCTGCATTCTGAAGACAGCCGGGCGGTGGTACAAGCCTGGCAGCAACTGATGGCTACTGTTGTCGCCTTGCTGTCCGAATAA
- a CDS encoding peptidase — protein sequence MISTAELAKAVEQALAYLKSAEQVTEAEVFAASNGNLLARLNYTSHIPCNGVEEPKSSESYGIGITAVFKTEAGITVGFGSEPSDLSLDGVKRALEKARRGAVADPEFSSLPRPTGERRKLRRYHDSKLMKIRDEELVEVGWRVLRGSLKTFLNSPRLMELAGAQDRIKELGLIVGGDVTIQQERIAIASTAMPEVQTDESTLIMAFITAMVEAKASKGSGCSAGTRLDQFTDDAGVEAAQNALAAIGGERIKGGKYTVIFGRQPVADFLNNLILPSLSLGNFYSDSSPFMGRLGKRVASRRLTLYDHGAQRGLMGSKGITCEGLPTGKTRLIQRGKLVGLLASYYEQQRILKDPRRVEKLGVDPNEHGGAIVPRNGFRFWAGGGRQFGVQPGIASTNAIVQGGDQSLEELIGTVKDGLLVGRIWYTYPINGLRAGDFTCTVVGDSYIIRDGRIVAPLKPNTVRINDNILSILSNIVGIGKEVKGTLVWAADEVIYTPEIAVQNVKLDEIASFMEQL from the coding sequence ATGATCTCAACCGCTGAACTCGCGAAGGCTGTTGAACAGGCCCTGGCGTATCTGAAGTCGGCCGAGCAGGTGACCGAGGCCGAGGTGTTCGCAGCGAGCAACGGCAACCTCTTAGCCAGGCTGAACTATACCTCGCACATCCCCTGCAATGGCGTAGAAGAGCCGAAGTCGAGCGAATCGTACGGCATCGGCATTACGGCGGTCTTCAAGACAGAGGCCGGTATTACGGTCGGGTTCGGGAGCGAACCGAGCGACCTGAGCCTCGATGGTGTCAAAAGAGCCCTCGAAAAGGCCCGACGCGGCGCCGTCGCCGATCCTGAGTTCTCGTCGCTGCCGAGACCGACGGGTGAGCGTCGCAAGCTTCGCCGCTACCATGATTCGAAGCTTATGAAGATTCGGGACGAGGAGTTGGTCGAGGTCGGCTGGAGGGTGTTGCGGGGGAGCCTGAAGACGTTTCTCAACTCCCCCAGGTTGATGGAGCTGGCGGGCGCCCAGGATCGAATCAAAGAGCTTGGCCTCATCGTAGGCGGCGACGTCACTATCCAACAGGAGCGTATTGCTATCGCCTCGACTGCCATGCCGGAGGTCCAGACCGATGAATCGACACTGATCATGGCCTTCATCACCGCGATGGTCGAGGCCAAGGCCTCCAAGGGGAGCGGCTGCTCGGCCGGGACCCGCCTGGATCAGTTCACTGACGACGCCGGTGTAGAGGCCGCACAGAACGCCCTCGCGGCGATCGGCGGAGAGCGGATCAAGGGTGGGAAGTATACGGTCATCTTTGGGCGTCAGCCGGTCGCCGACTTTCTGAACAATCTGATCCTGCCGTCGCTCAGTCTCGGCAACTTCTACAGCGACAGCTCTCCGTTCATGGGACGGCTCGGCAAGCGCGTGGCATCGAGGCGGTTGACCCTGTACGATCACGGCGCGCAGCGTGGGCTGATGGGCAGCAAGGGGATCACCTGTGAAGGACTGCCGACGGGGAAAACACGGCTGATCCAGCGAGGCAAACTGGTCGGGCTGCTCGCAAGCTATTATGAACAACAGCGGATCCTGAAAGATCCCAGGCGCGTAGAGAAGCTGGGGGTAGACCCGAATGAGCACGGCGGCGCCATCGTCCCGCGGAACGGGTTCCGGTTCTGGGCAGGCGGCGGCCGGCAGTTCGGTGTTCAACCCGGCATTGCTTCCACAAATGCTATCGTACAGGGCGGAGACCAGAGCCTGGAGGAGTTGATCGGCACCGTTAAAGACGGCCTGCTCGTCGGCCGGATCTGGTATACCTATCCGATCAATGGACTGCGGGCGGGAGACTTTACCTGTACGGTTGTCGGCGACTCATACATCATCAGGGACGGGCGAATCGTCGCGCCGTTGAAACCGAATACGGTGCGAATCAACGACAACATCCTCTCGATCCTCTCCAACATCGTCGGGATCGGTAAGGAGGTCAAGGGAACCCTGGTCTGGGCGGCCGATGAGGTTATCTATACGCCCGAGATCGCCGTACAAAACGTCAAGCTCGATGAAATCGCGTCCTTTATGGAGCAGTTGTGA
- a CDS encoding 2',5' RNA ligase family encodes MPVRTDPQRISTVRTFVAANLNPDLQAALARVQDRLKTTRADVGWVRPENLHLTLKFLAQVEADRIGAIGEAVAAAATGCDPIRLVFQGLGAFPRPREARVVWIGLSHGTEALAALQARIEAGLELLGFAREARPFTAHLTLGRVRGPAHREQLARAIAEAPAETLGEMVLDRIELMKSNLNTGGARYSILQSFPLA; translated from the coding sequence ATGCCGGTCAGAACTGACCCTCAGCGGATCTCAACCGTTCGCACCTTTGTCGCCGCCAACCTGAATCCGGACCTTCAAGCAGCCCTGGCCAGGGTACAGGACCGGCTCAAGACTACTCGCGCCGACGTCGGATGGGTGCGGCCGGAGAACCTCCACCTGACGCTTAAATTCCTGGCGCAGGTCGAGGCAGATCGTATTGGCGCCATCGGGGAGGCTGTTGCCGCAGCCGCAACCGGGTGTGATCCGATTCGTCTGGTCTTTCAGGGTCTTGGCGCCTTTCCGCGTCCCCGCGAAGCCAGGGTGGTCTGGATCGGACTCTCCCACGGCACGGAGGCGCTGGCCGCGCTTCAGGCGAGAATCGAGGCGGGACTCGAGTTGCTGGGATTTGCGCGGGAGGCGCGACCGTTCACCGCGCATCTCACGTTGGGCCGAGTCCGGGGTCCCGCACACCGGGAGCAGTTGGCCCGAGCGATCGCCGAGGCCCCCGCTGAAACGCTTGGCGAGATGGTACTCGACCGGATCGAGCTGATGAAGAGCAATCTGAATACCGGAGGTGCTCGCTACTCCATCCTGCAAAGCTTTCCGCTCGCCTGA